A part of Pseudomonas lutea genomic DNA contains:
- a CDS encoding ABC transporter ATP-binding protein, which produces MATLELRNVNKTYGAGLPDTLKNIELSIKEGEFLILVGPSGCGKSTLMNCIAGLENITGGAIMIGDQDVSGMSPKDRDIAMVFQSYALYPTMSVRENIEFGLKIRKMNQADIDAEVARVAKLLQIEHLLNRKPGQLSGGQQQRVAMGRALARRPKIYLFDEPLSNLDAKLRVEMRTEMKLMHQRLKTTTVYVTHDQIEAMTLGDKVAVMKDGIIQQFGTPKQIYNDPANLFVASFIGSPPMNFIPLRLQRKDGRLVALLDSGQARCELPMSMNDAGLEDREVILGLRPEQIVLASGDAATLPTIRAEVQVTEPTGPDTLVFVTLNESKVCCRLAPDIAPAVGETLTLQFDPAKVLLFDAKTGERLGVLAASQPTENMGNVTRLNRS; this is translated from the coding sequence ATGGCAACGCTTGAACTACGCAATGTAAACAAGACTTATGGGGCCGGTCTGCCGGACACCCTGAAGAACATTGAACTCTCCATCAAAGAAGGCGAGTTCCTGATTCTGGTCGGCCCTTCGGGCTGCGGTAAGTCGACCCTGATGAACTGCATCGCCGGGCTGGAAAACATTACCGGCGGCGCGATCATGATTGGCGATCAGGACGTCAGCGGCATGAGCCCCAAGGATCGTGACATCGCCATGGTGTTCCAGTCCTATGCGCTGTACCCGACCATGAGCGTGCGCGAGAACATCGAGTTCGGTCTGAAGATTCGCAAGATGAACCAGGCTGACATTGACGCTGAAGTCGCGCGGGTTGCCAAACTGCTGCAGATCGAGCACCTGCTCAACCGCAAGCCGGGGCAACTCTCCGGTGGCCAGCAGCAGCGCGTGGCCATGGGCCGGGCGCTGGCCCGTCGTCCGAAAATCTACCTCTTCGACGAGCCGCTTTCCAACCTCGACGCCAAGCTGCGCGTCGAGATGCGGACCGAAATGAAGCTGATGCACCAGCGCCTCAAGACCACTACGGTCTACGTCACCCACGACCAGATCGAGGCGATGACCCTTGGTGACAAGGTTGCGGTCATGAAAGACGGCATCATCCAGCAGTTCGGCACGCCCAAACAGATTTACAACGACCCGGCGAACCTGTTCGTGGCGAGCTTCATTGGCTCACCGCCCATGAACTTCATCCCTCTGCGTCTGCAGCGCAAGGATGGTCGTCTCGTCGCGCTGCTCGACAGCGGTCAGGCGCGCTGCGAGCTGCCCATGAGCATGAACGATGCGGGCCTTGAAGACCGTGAGGTGATTTTGGGTCTCCGTCCCGAGCAGATCGTGCTAGCGTCCGGTGATGCTGCGACGCTGCCGACCATACGCGCGGAAGTCCAGGTTACCGAGCCAACCGGTCCGGACACGCTGGTATTCGTGACCCTGAACGAGAGCAAGGTCTGCTGCCGTCTGGCACCGGACATTGCGCCTGCCGTGGGCGAGACCTTGACGTTGCAGTTCGATCCGGCGAAGGTTCTGCTGTTCGACGCCAAAACCGGCGAACGCCTTGGGGTTCTGGCGGCAAGTCAGCCGACGGAAAACATGGGGAATGTCACGCGGCTTAACCGTAGCTGA
- the pgl gene encoding 6-phosphogluconolactonase produces MAICELEFPAGLKTHEFENAEVLANTLADHVAERLGAAISSNPHGTATLVVSGGKSPVAFFKALAQKPLEWSKVCVSLADERWVPTEHADSNEGLLKRFLLQGPAAEAGFFSLYRATTTVDEAAAETDEALKALPKIDVLILGMGDDGHTASLFPDSPHLKEALDLNSDRRCLPMLAPTVPHQRLTLTRPVLASAATTILSVSGQAKLDTLRAALAGDDLAEMPVRAFLNPSLEIYWCP; encoded by the coding sequence ATGGCGATATGTGAACTTGAATTTCCGGCGGGTCTGAAAACCCACGAATTCGAAAACGCTGAAGTGCTTGCGAACACGCTGGCCGATCACGTGGCTGAGCGCCTGGGTGCTGCGATTTCCAGTAATCCCCACGGCACGGCCACGCTGGTGGTATCGGGTGGCAAAAGTCCGGTGGCGTTTTTCAAAGCGCTGGCCCAGAAGCCACTTGAATGGTCGAAAGTCTGCGTCAGTCTGGCTGACGAGCGCTGGGTGCCGACCGAGCACGCCGACAGCAACGAAGGCCTGCTCAAGCGTTTTCTGCTTCAGGGCCCGGCGGCCGAGGCGGGTTTCTTTAGTCTGTACCGTGCGACGACGACGGTGGATGAAGCCGCGGCCGAGACTGACGAGGCACTCAAGGCGCTGCCGAAGATCGACGTGCTGATTCTGGGGATGGGCGACGACGGCCACACCGCATCGCTGTTCCCCGACAGTCCGCATCTGAAGGAAGCGCTGGACCTCAACAGTGATCGTCGCTGCCTGCCCATGCTCGCGCCGACCGTCCCGCATCAGCGTCTGACCCTGACCCGGCCCGTACTGGCGTCGGCAGCGACCACCATCTTGTCCGTTTCAGGGCAGGCCAAACTCGACACATTGCGCGCGGCCCTGGCAGGCGATGACCTCGCCGAAATGCCCGTGCGCGCGTTCCTCAACCCGTCTCTAGAGATCTACTGGTGCCCATAA
- a CDS encoding carbohydrate ABC transporter permease: MSSVAVFSKASPFDALQRWLPKLVLAPSMFIVLVGFYGYILWTFVLSFTNSTFLPTYKFVGLAQYARLFDNDRWWVASKNLAVFGGMFIGISMVVGVLLAVFLDQRIRREGFIRTIYLYPMALSMIVTGTAWKWLLNPGMGLDKLLRDWGWEGFRLDWLIDPDRVVYCLVIAAVWQASGFIMAMFLAGLRGVDQSIIRAAQIDGASMPKIYWKVVLPSLRPVFFSAVMILAHIAIKSFDLVAAMTAGGPGYSSDLPAMFMYSFTFSRGQMGMGSASAILMLGAILAILVPYLYSELRAKRND, encoded by the coding sequence ATGAGTTCTGTTGCTGTGTTCAGCAAAGCCTCGCCGTTCGATGCACTGCAGCGCTGGCTACCCAAACTGGTGCTGGCGCCCAGCATGTTCATCGTACTGGTGGGCTTCTACGGCTATATCCTGTGGACGTTCGTTCTGTCGTTCACAAACTCGACTTTTTTGCCGACCTACAAATTCGTGGGTCTGGCGCAATACGCCCGGTTGTTCGACAACGACCGCTGGTGGGTGGCCAGTAAAAACCTGGCGGTGTTCGGTGGCATGTTTATCGGCATCAGCATGGTCGTAGGCGTGCTGCTCGCGGTATTCCTGGATCAGCGTATCCGGCGTGAAGGCTTCATCCGCACCATTTACCTCTACCCGATGGCGCTCTCGATGATCGTCACCGGTACCGCCTGGAAATGGCTGCTGAACCCTGGCATGGGTCTGGACAAGCTGCTGCGTGACTGGGGCTGGGAAGGCTTCCGCCTGGACTGGCTGATCGATCCCGACCGCGTTGTCTACTGCCTGGTGATCGCTGCGGTATGGCAAGCGTCGGGCTTCATCATGGCGATGTTCCTGGCAGGCCTTCGCGGGGTAGACCAATCGATCATCCGCGCCGCGCAGATCGACGGCGCGAGCATGCCAAAAATCTACTGGAAGGTAGTGCTGCCAAGCCTGCGTCCGGTGTTTTTCAGCGCGGTGATGATTCTCGCGCACATCGCAATCAAGAGCTTCGACCTGGTTGCCGCCATGACTGCCGGCGGCCCGGGTTATTCATCCGACTTGCCTGCCATGTTCATGTACTCGTTTACCTTCAGCCGTGGCCAGATGGGCATGGGTTCCGCCAGTGCGATTCTGATGCTGGGCGCTATCCTCGCTATCCTCGTGCCTTATCTGTATTCCGAGCTGAGGGCCAAGCGCAATGACTAG
- a CDS encoding aldose epimerase, giving the protein MPFSETGSIEHPLQRFFTAVRPQPTFQWERYQQRDVLVINHEQCRAVFSRQGAQLLHFEPCGQKPWLWCAAQWPLVGAIRGGVPVSWPWVGRHPGESGWPANGWGRLLDWKLVDSQEHAGGVTLHWQLKLWDWQADLYAELGQGMDLRLTTRHQDSEVCHFGHGFHPYWRISDVADVALQGLEGTHGYDELTRSACEHEGDLRILGGCQRVFEHAGVLELRDDAWQRSLSIDTGDSDRTVVWHPGNRPLLGVGGEEAMGFLRVEAASGVDECLSLAPGQHATLSLQATLAH; this is encoded by the coding sequence ATGCCCTTCAGCGAAACCGGCTCGATCGAGCACCCTCTCCAGCGTTTTTTCACCGCGGTTCGCCCGCAGCCGACTTTTCAGTGGGAGCGCTATCAACAGCGCGATGTGCTCGTTATCAATCACGAGCAGTGTCGGGCAGTGTTCAGTCGGCAGGGCGCCCAGTTGCTGCATTTCGAGCCTTGCGGGCAGAAACCGTGGTTATGGTGTGCCGCGCAGTGGCCTCTGGTCGGCGCGATACGCGGCGGTGTGCCGGTCAGTTGGCCGTGGGTGGGGCGGCATCCGGGAGAAAGTGGCTGGCCTGCAAATGGCTGGGGGCGCTTGCTGGACTGGAAGCTTGTGGACAGCCAAGAGCACGCCGGGGGTGTGACATTACACTGGCAGCTGAAGCTGTGGGACTGGCAGGCAGACTTGTATGCAGAGCTGGGGCAGGGGATGGATCTGCGTTTGACGACGCGGCACCAGGACAGCGAGGTTTGTCACTTTGGTCACGGGTTTCATCCCTACTGGCGGATCAGCGATGTGGCAGATGTCGCATTGCAGGGCCTTGAGGGGACGCACGGCTACGACGAGCTGACCCGCAGCGCCTGTGAGCACGAAGGCGATCTGCGCATTCTGGGCGGTTGTCAGCGCGTCTTCGAGCACGCAGGCGTACTCGAACTGCGAGACGACGCCTGGCAGCGAAGTCTGAGCATCGACACGGGCGACAGCGACAGGACGGTGGTCTGGCATCCCGGCAACCGACCCTTACTCGGTGTAGGGGGCGAAGAGGCCATGGGTTTTCTTCGGGTAGAAGCGGCGTCTGGTGTGGATGAATGCCTGAGCCTGGCACCGGGTCAGCACGCCACGCTGAGCCTGCAAGCTACGTTGGCCCACTGA
- the zwf gene encoding glucose-6-phosphate dehydrogenase — translation MLSITVEPCTFALFGALGDLAVRKLFPALYQLDRAGLLHAETRIIALAREPGTPEEHLAYIDKSLRRFVPEAQLETEHVERFQARLSYLHVDFLKGDDYVALAEAVGDAPTMIAYFATPASVYGAICENLALVGLTERTRAVLEKPIGHDLASSRRVNDAVAQYLPETRIYRIDHYLGKDTVQNLIALRFANSLFETQWNQNHISHVEITVAEKVGIEGRWGYFDQAGQLRDMIQNHLLQLLCLIAMDPPSDLSADSIRDEKVKVLKALAPFTPERLATQVVRGQYIAGYSDGKPVPGYLEEENSNTQSDTETFVAIRADIRNWRWSGVPFYLRTGKRMPQKLSQIVIHFKEPPHYIFAPEQRLQISNRLIIRLQPDEGISLQVMTKDQGLDKGMQLRSNPLQLSFSDAYRSARVPDAYERLLLEVMRGNQNLFVRKDEIEYAWQWCDQLIAGWKKAGDAPKPYPAGSWGPMSSIALITRDGRSWYGDM, via the coding sequence ATGCTCTCGATTACGGTTGAACCGTGCACTTTTGCGTTGTTTGGCGCCTTGGGTGACCTGGCGGTACGCAAACTGTTTCCTGCGTTGTACCAGCTTGATCGAGCTGGACTGCTGCATGCCGAGACCCGAATTATTGCGTTGGCCCGTGAGCCCGGGACGCCTGAAGAGCACCTGGCTTACATCGATAAAAGCCTGCGTCGCTTCGTTCCCGAGGCGCAGCTTGAGACCGAGCACGTGGAGCGTTTTCAGGCTCGCCTGAGTTACCTGCACGTGGACTTCCTCAAGGGCGACGATTACGTCGCGCTGGCTGAAGCCGTAGGCGACGCGCCGACCATGATTGCCTACTTCGCGACCCCCGCGTCAGTCTATGGCGCCATCTGCGAAAACCTCGCGCTGGTCGGCTTGACCGAACGTACCCGCGCCGTGCTGGAAAAGCCCATCGGGCATGACCTCGCCTCGTCGCGTAGGGTCAATGATGCCGTCGCGCAGTATTTGCCCGAGACCCGTATCTACCGGATCGACCACTACCTGGGCAAGGACACGGTGCAGAACCTCATTGCGCTGCGTTTCGCCAACAGTCTGTTCGAAACGCAGTGGAACCAGAACCACATCTCCCACGTGGAAATCACCGTGGCAGAGAAGGTCGGCATTGAGGGGCGCTGGGGCTATTTTGATCAGGCCGGCCAGTTGCGCGACATGATTCAGAACCACCTGCTGCAATTGCTCTGCCTGATCGCGATGGACCCGCCCAGCGACCTCTCGGCCGACAGCATCCGCGATGAGAAGGTAAAAGTGCTCAAGGCACTGGCGCCGTTCACGCCGGAGCGTCTGGCCACGCAAGTGGTGCGCGGGCAGTACATCGCCGGCTACAGCGACGGCAAACCGGTGCCCGGTTACCTTGAAGAAGAAAACTCCAATACCCAAAGCGACACCGAGACGTTCGTCGCGATTCGCGCCGACATCCGTAACTGGCGCTGGTCAGGCGTGCCGTTCTACCTGCGCACGGGCAAGCGCATGCCGCAAAAACTGTCGCAGATCGTGATCCACTTCAAAGAGCCGCCGCACTACATCTTCGCCCCCGAACAGCGCTTGCAGATCAGCAACCGGCTGATCATCCGCCTGCAGCCCGATGAAGGCATCTCGCTGCAAGTGATGACCAAGGATCAAGGCCTGGACAAAGGCATGCAGCTGCGCAGTAACCCGTTGCAGCTGAGTTTTTCCGATGCCTACCGCAGCGCGCGTGTACCGGACGCCTACGAGCGTTTGCTGCTTGAGGTCATGCGAGGCAACCAGAATCTGTTTGTCCGCAAAGATGAAATTGAATACGCATGGCAATGGTGCGACCAGTTGATCGCTGGCTGGAAGAAGGCGGGCGACGCGCCCAAGCCTTATCCCGCCGGTTCATGGGGGCCGATGAGCTCCATCGCTCTGATTACGCGTGACGGGAGGTCCTGGTATGGCGATATGTGA
- a CDS encoding carbohydrate porin, with protein sequence MKKVRNKSLNQFQLIGGLSVLSALTISGSASAMEPFKASEHMTGDWGGLRQELYDKGYDFPIEYVGEAASNLNGGYNDDRTGRYSDQFAFGVQMDLQKILGWHDAEFKLAITERSGNNISNDRIGDPRAGTLSSSQEVWGRGQTWRLTQMWVKQKYFDGKLDIKVGRFGEGEDFNSFPCDFQNLSFCGSQVGNYVNTWYNWPVSQWAARVKYNITPELFAQIGVYEQNPSYLETGNSFKLSGSGSKGTVVPVEVVWSPSVNSLPGEYRLGYYVSNPSADDLYENENGQPQATAGGDFKSHKDKHGWWVVAQQQLTAHNGDASRGLSIFANATVHDKATNFVDNYQQIGFVYKGPFDARPKDDIGVGVARIHVNDDAQDNRRLVNAVNGIEDYDNPGYLPIQKTEYNSEIYYGVHVTDWLTVRPNLQYVKSPGGVDDVQNALVAGIKIQSKF encoded by the coding sequence ATGAAGAAGGTACGTAACAAGTCGCTGAACCAGTTTCAGCTGATCGGTGGGTTGTCTGTCCTGAGCGCGTTGACTATTTCCGGATCGGCATCCGCGATGGAGCCGTTCAAGGCCAGCGAGCACATGACGGGCGACTGGGGCGGTCTGCGCCAGGAGCTGTATGACAAGGGCTACGATTTCCCGATTGAATACGTGGGCGAAGCCGCCTCCAACCTCAACGGTGGTTACAACGACGACCGTACCGGCCGCTACAGCGACCAGTTTGCGTTCGGCGTGCAGATGGACCTGCAGAAGATCCTCGGCTGGCACGATGCGGAATTCAAACTCGCGATCACCGAGCGTAGCGGCAACAACATTTCCAATGACCGTATCGGCGATCCGCGTGCCGGCACGCTCAGCTCGTCCCAGGAAGTCTGGGGCCGGGGTCAGACCTGGCGCCTGACCCAGATGTGGGTCAAGCAGAAGTACTTCGACGGCAAGCTGGACATCAAGGTCGGCCGTTTCGGTGAAGGCGAAGACTTCAACAGCTTTCCATGCGACTTCCAGAACCTTTCGTTCTGCGGCTCGCAGGTCGGTAACTACGTAAACACCTGGTACAACTGGCCTGTCAGCCAGTGGGCAGCTCGCGTCAAGTACAACATCACGCCTGAGTTGTTCGCGCAGATCGGTGTCTACGAGCAGAACCCTTCGTACCTCGAAACCGGCAACAGCTTCAAGCTGAGCGGCAGTGGCTCCAAAGGCACCGTCGTACCGGTTGAAGTCGTGTGGTCGCCGAGCGTCAACTCGCTGCCAGGCGAATACCGTCTGGGTTACTACGTGAGCAACCCGAGCGCAGACGATCTCTACGAGAACGAGAACGGCCAGCCTCAGGCAACTGCCGGCGGTGACTTCAAGTCGCACAAAGACAAGCACGGCTGGTGGGTCGTTGCGCAGCAGCAGCTGACTGCCCACAACGGCGACGCATCGCGTGGTCTGAGCATCTTCGCCAACGCGACTGTGCATGACAAAGCGACCAACTTCGTCGACAACTACCAGCAGATCGGCTTCGTCTACAAAGGCCCATTCGATGCACGTCCAAAGGATGACATCGGTGTTGGCGTCGCACGTATCCACGTCAACGATGACGCGCAGGACAACCGTCGTCTGGTTAACGCCGTCAACGGTATCGAAGACTACGACAACCCAGGCTACCTGCCGATCCAGAAGACCGAATACAACTCGGAAATCTACTACGGCGTGCATGTAACAGACTGGCTGACCGTGCGTCCTAACCTGCAATACGTGAAGAGCCCAGGCGGCGTGGACGATGTCCAGAACGCACTGGTTGCCGGTATCAAGATTCAGTCGAAGTTCTAA
- a CDS encoding aminotransferase class V-fold PLP-dependent enzyme, protein MNSTAYATPETVDEQARSEEFWGQIAAQYDLEPGPVNFEHGYFGRMTRAALQDYEQNLAYVNRSNSVYVRQQFDTQDSETIRADLASLLNVPVRDVALTRSASESVQSLIRNYNGLVPGDQVLVSDLDYNSVQTGMRWLAKNRGVEVIEITHQHPASHDALLQAYREAFAAHPRLKLVALTYVTHRTGLVMPVKAIAELARDHGVEVILDGAHALGLLDFELADLGVSFAGFNLQKWIGAPLSLGFIYVKQARLSAIDPDMADERYGADDILGRVPYGTPNIPALMTLPKVFADHRAMGGAIAKGARLAYLRDCWVTQARAIEGIDVLTPDDPRLYCGITSFRFSRHADQERMVKRLLDEYGIFAVTREGSACGTCIRITPGFTTSIKDIERLVAALRALA, encoded by the coding sequence ATGAACAGCACCGCATACGCGACACCGGAAACAGTGGATGAGCAGGCTCGGAGCGAGGAGTTCTGGGGGCAGATTGCTGCGCAGTATGATCTGGAGCCTGGCCCGGTCAACTTTGAGCACGGCTATTTCGGCCGCATGACCCGCGCGGCACTTCAGGACTACGAGCAAAACCTTGCTTACGTCAACCGCAGCAACTCGGTCTATGTGAGGCAACAGTTCGACACGCAGGACAGCGAGACCATCCGCGCCGACCTTGCAAGCCTGCTCAACGTGCCCGTGCGGGACGTCGCCTTGACCCGCTCCGCATCCGAATCGGTGCAGTCGCTTATTCGCAACTACAACGGCCTGGTTCCCGGTGATCAGGTGCTCGTAAGTGACCTGGATTACAACAGCGTTCAAACCGGCATGCGCTGGCTGGCGAAAAACCGTGGCGTGGAGGTGATCGAAATCACCCACCAGCACCCTGCCAGCCACGACGCGCTATTGCAGGCCTACCGTGAAGCATTCGCTGCCCATCCCCGCCTCAAGCTGGTTGCGCTGACCTACGTCACCCACCGGACCGGGCTGGTGATGCCGGTCAAGGCAATCGCCGAGCTGGCCAGGGATCACGGCGTGGAGGTGATTCTTGACGGCGCTCATGCGCTGGGTTTGCTGGATTTCGAGCTCGCGGACCTGGGCGTCTCGTTTGCCGGGTTCAATTTGCAGAAGTGGATAGGCGCACCGTTGAGCCTGGGCTTTATCTACGTAAAGCAGGCGCGCCTGAGTGCTATTGATCCGGACATGGCGGACGAACGTTATGGAGCGGACGATATTCTCGGACGCGTCCCGTATGGCACGCCGAATATTCCAGCACTGATGACGCTGCCCAAAGTCTTCGCAGACCACCGTGCCATGGGAGGTGCGATCGCCAAGGGTGCCCGGCTGGCTTACCTGCGAGACTGTTGGGTGACTCAGGCGCGAGCAATTGAGGGCATCGACGTGCTCACGCCGGACGATCCCCGGCTGTATTGCGGCATTACCTCATTCAGGTTCAGCCGTCACGCCGATCAGGAACGCATGGTTAAACGCCTGTTGGATGAGTACGGAATCTTCGCGGTGACGCGGGAAGGGTCCGCTTGCGGGACGTGCATTCGCATCACCCCGGGCTTTACCACCTCCATCAAGGACATTGAACGCTTGGTGGCGGCATTGCGCGCGCTCGCCTGA
- a CDS encoding bifunctional 4-hydroxy-2-oxoglutarate aldolase/2-dehydro-3-deoxy-phosphogluconate aldolase: protein MENTQVKQPLNSMASKIAQIDALCAKAKILPVITIAREQDVLPLADALAAGGLNALEITLRSEFGLKAIRMLRDARPEMSVGAGTILDRHMLKAAEEAGSQFIVTPGSTQDLLEAGAQSELPLLPGISSASEIMIGYALGYRRFKLFPAEISGGVGAIKALGGPFPEVRFCPTGGVSAANLKSYMALPNVMCVGGTWMIDNAWVKNGDWQRITDATAEAIALFD from the coding sequence ATGGAAAATACCCAAGTGAAGCAGCCGTTGAACAGCATGGCGAGCAAGATTGCCCAGATCGACGCGCTCTGCGCGAAAGCGAAGATTCTCCCGGTCATCACCATCGCCCGCGAACAGGATGTCTTGCCGCTGGCCGACGCCCTGGCCGCAGGCGGTCTGAATGCGCTGGAAATCACCCTGCGCTCGGAGTTTGGGCTGAAGGCCATCCGCATGCTGCGTGACGCGCGTCCGGAGATGAGCGTGGGTGCCGGGACCATTCTTGATCGTCACATGCTCAAGGCCGCGGAAGAGGCGGGTTCCCAGTTCATCGTCACGCCTGGCAGCACTCAGGATTTGCTGGAAGCCGGCGCGCAGAGCGAATTGCCTTTGCTGCCGGGAATCAGCAGCGCTTCGGAAATCATGATCGGGTATGCGCTGGGTTATCGCCGCTTCAAGTTGTTCCCCGCAGAGATCAGCGGGGGTGTGGGTGCCATCAAGGCGTTGGGCGGCCCGTTCCCGGAAGTCCGCTTCTGCCCAACCGGCGGCGTCAGCGCGGCCAACCTGAAAAGCTACATGGCGCTGCCGAACGTGATGTGCGTGGGCGGTACCTGGATGATCGACAACGCATGGGTGAAGAACGGCGACTGGCAGCGCATTACCGACGCCACGGCCGAGGCGATTGCCTTATTCGACTGA
- a CDS encoding MurR/RpiR family transcriptional regulator translates to MDRVRNLLEQIQSRLEELNKAERKVAEAILSNPQQATRFSIAALAQAAKVSEPTVNRFCRSFDVSGYPELKLQLAQSLASGAAYVSRAVEADDNPEAYTRKIFGSAIASLDSVCQVLDPNLISKAVDLLIQARQIHFFGLGASAPVALDAQHKFFRFNLAVTAHADVLVQRMLASVAHTGELFVIISYTGRTRELVEVARIARENGASVLGLTAANSPLAKASTLSLNIPLPEDTDIYMPMTSRIVQLTVLDVLATGMTLRRGVDFQPHLRKIKESLNASRYPADDELN, encoded by the coding sequence ATGGACCGCGTACGCAATCTTCTGGAGCAGATCCAGAGTCGTCTGGAAGAGCTGAACAAGGCCGAGCGCAAGGTCGCCGAGGCGATTCTGAGCAATCCCCAGCAGGCCACCCGATTCAGCATCGCCGCGTTGGCGCAGGCCGCGAAGGTCAGCGAACCGACGGTCAATCGATTCTGCCGCTCGTTCGATGTCAGCGGGTATCCCGAGTTGAAGTTGCAGCTGGCGCAAAGCCTGGCCAGCGGCGCCGCCTACGTCAGCCGCGCGGTGGAAGCCGATGACAACCCGGAAGCCTACACGCGGAAGATCTTCGGCAGCGCGATTGCCTCCCTCGACAGTGTCTGTCAGGTGCTTGACCCGAATCTGATCAGCAAAGCAGTCGATCTGCTGATACAGGCCCGTCAGATCCACTTCTTCGGCCTCGGCGCGTCTGCGCCGGTCGCACTGGATGCGCAACACAAGTTTTTCCGCTTCAACCTGGCCGTTACCGCCCATGCCGACGTGCTGGTGCAGCGCATGCTGGCGTCGGTCGCGCACACGGGCGAGCTATTCGTCATCATCTCGTACACCGGGCGTACCCGCGAGCTGGTGGAAGTGGCACGCATCGCCAGGGAAAACGGCGCGTCAGTGTTGGGCCTGACGGCTGCCAACTCGCCCTTGGCGAAAGCCAGCACGTTGAGCCTGAACATACCGCTGCCGGAAGACACCGACATCTATATGCCCATGACCTCGCGGATCGTGCAGCTGACGGTTCTGGATGTTCTGGCGACGGGCATGACGCTGCGCCGGGGCGTCGACTTCCAGCCGCACCTGCGCAAGATCAAAGAGAGCCTGAACGCCAGCCGCTATCCGGCGGACGATGAGCTGAATTGA
- a CDS encoding carbohydrate ABC transporter permease, whose protein sequence is MTSFANKPALSLSRVAIYAVLIVAVFIYLVPLVVMLLTSFKSPEDIGSGNLLSWPTEVTGIGWIKAWATVKGYFWNSFLITVPAVLISTTIGALNGYVLSMWRFRGSQLFFGLLLFGCFLPFQTVLLPASFTLGKMGLASTTTGLVFVHVVYGLAFTTLFFRNYYVSIPDALVKAARLDGAGFFTIFRRIILPMSTPIIMVCLIWQFTQIWNDFLFGVVFSSGDSQPITVALNNLVNTSTGVKEYNVDMAAAMIAGLPTLLVYVVAGKYFVRGLTAGAVKG, encoded by the coding sequence ATGACTAGTTTCGCCAACAAGCCAGCCCTCAGCCTGAGTCGCGTGGCTATCTACGCGGTGCTGATCGTCGCTGTCTTTATTTATCTGGTGCCATTGGTGGTCATGCTGTTGACCAGCTTTAAATCACCGGAAGACATCGGCAGCGGCAACCTGCTCAGTTGGCCCACCGAAGTGACAGGCATTGGCTGGATCAAAGCCTGGGCGACGGTAAAAGGCTACTTCTGGAACTCGTTCCTGATTACTGTGCCGGCCGTATTGATCTCCACCACCATCGGTGCGCTGAACGGCTATGTGCTGTCGATGTGGCGCTTTCGCGGTTCGCAGTTGTTCTTCGGCCTGCTGCTGTTCGGCTGCTTCCTGCCGTTTCAGACGGTCCTGCTGCCGGCGTCGTTCACGCTCGGCAAAATGGGGCTGGCCAGCACAACGACGGGGCTGGTATTCGTCCACGTCGTCTACGGCCTGGCCTTCACTACGCTGTTCTTTCGCAACTACTACGTCAGCATTCCGGATGCGCTGGTAAAAGCGGCGCGCCTTGACGGTGCCGGGTTTTTCACGATTTTCCGCAGGATCATTCTGCCGATGTCGACACCGATCATCATGGTCTGCCTGATCTGGCAGTTCACTCAGATCTGGAACGACTTCCTGTTCGGTGTGGTGTTCTCCAGTGGGGATTCCCAGCCGATCACGGTTGCGCTGAACAACCTGGTCAACACCAGTACTGGTGTGAAGGAATACAACGTTGATATGGCGGCGGCGATGATCGCCGGGCTGCCGACCCTGCTGGTCTACGTGGTCGCAGGCAAGTATTTCGTGCGCGGGCTGACGGCCGGCGCAGTCAAGGGGTAA